The following coding sequences lie in one Gouania willdenowi chromosome 5, fGouWil2.1, whole genome shotgun sequence genomic window:
- the LOC114463420 gene encoding proline-rich protein 2-like, with product MPHPLTCKSTACTTHPGRPPPEPAKPAGPQEHPPRPGTPKCEHPGEAPRRAPPHPSPQTGHSPAVPHSPRRRKDSSPGPAAHRTAQATRQCHPLAHKPPAAATAGRRHSNGTHPVRNSSPQPRAPRTHPPGVARHQPGRRGAHVPIRASTGPQGTMIQRPLQGGGPSPPDKTGPYQPPKQGNPTTHQPISRRTQAPPARPRHPTLSAASRAPPPHGGHPRPPKLIHETPPRRQHSPEDGGPQATSPTPPNAARCYTEPQPVPGRMAGERAPERPTQRPTPGTFAIIFNMCL from the exons ATGCCGCACCCACTGACATGCAAGAGCACGGCCTGCACCACccaccccggaagacccccgccagaaCCGGCCAAGCCCGCTGGTCCCCAAGAGCACCCCCCGAGACCGGGAACCCCCAAGTGTGAGCACCCGGGCGAAGCCCCTCGGAGAgcgcccccccaccccagcccacaaACCGGCCACAGTCCAGCAgtaccgcacagccccagacggcgtAAGGACAGTAGCCCAGGCCCTGccgcccaccggacagcgcaagccacaagGCAATGCCACCCACTGGCGCACAAGCCACCCGCGGCTGCCACCGCAGGAAGGAGGCACTCCAACGGCACCCACCCGGTGCGGAACAGCAGTCCCCAACCAAgggcgccccggacccacccaccgg GCGTGGCCAGGCACCAGCCGGGCAGGAGAGGAGCCCATGTCCCcatcagggccagcacaggcccgcaggGCACCATGATACAACGCCCTCTACAGGGAGGTGGCCCCAGCCCCCCCGACAAGACAGGACCCTATCAGCCGCCCAAGCAGGGCAATCCCACCACCCACCAACCGATAAGTAGGCGAacccaagcacccccagccaggcCCCGCCACCCCACACTAAGTGCCGCCAGCAGAGCTCCCCCTCCCCATGGAGGCCACCCCCGGCCACCCAAGCTCAtacacgagacacccccccgacgccagcacagcccaGAGGACGGCGGGCCTCAGGCCACTAGCCCCACCCCACCAAATGCAGCACGGTGCTACACCGAACCGCAACCAGTTCCCGGGCGGATGGCAGGAGAACGCGCCCCAGAACGCCCCACCCAAAGACCTACCCCCGGGACATTTGCAATTATATTCAACATGTgtctgtaa